The window AGGAGATCGCCGCCCGTAACCGCGAGCTGACCGAGGCGCTCGAGCAGAACGCCCGCCTGCTCCGCGAGCTCGAGGAGAAGAGCACCCAGCTCGAGGTCGCCAGCCGCCACAAGTCCGAGTTCCTCGCGAACATGTCGCACGAGTTGCGCACGCCGCTCAACGCGATCATCGGTTTCTCCGAGGTGCTCCTGGAGCGGATGTTCGGCGAGCTCAACGCGAAGCAGGAGGAATATCTCCGCGATATTTTCGCCTCCGGCCACCATCTCCTGTCGCTGATCAACGACATCCTCGACCTCTCGAAGGTCGAGGCGGGGCGGATGGAGCTGGAGCTGGCGGACTTCGACCTCGGCGAGGCGCTGACGAGCGCCGCGACGCTCGTCCGCGAGCGGGCCGGGCGCAAGGAAATCGCGCTGCACGTGACCGTCGACGCGCGGCTCGGGCAGGTACGGGTGGACGAGCGGAAGATCCGGCAGGTGCTCTTGAACCTCTTGTCGAACGCGATCAAGTTCACGCCGGAACGCGGGCGGATCGAGGTGCGGGCCGTGCCGGCGGACGGCGTCGCGCAGGTGTCGGTCACCGACACCGGGGTCGGCATCGCGCCGGAGGACCAGGAGACGGTGTTCGAGGAGTTTCGTCAGGTGGGAGCCAGCTCGGCGAAGCAGGAAGGGACGGGGCTCGGGCTCGCGCTCTGTCGAAAGCTCGTCGAGCTGCACGGCGGCAAGATCTGGATCGAGAGTCAGGTGGGCGTCGGCTCGACGTTCACGTTCACGATCCCGCTGACGTAAGAGACCCTTGCCCGTCGTCCTGCACGATCCGGTGGAGCACCCAGCCGCTCGCGTCTTGGCCGCCGACGCGCTCGGCCCGCTCGAACAAGCTCAGCCGGCCGCTGCGCGGAATCGATGGATACTCCGCGAGCAGCGCGGTCCGGCCGAGGGGGACCGCCGCCGCTGGGAGCGGCGCCTCAATACGGTAGCGCGCGACGATCCCCCGCCGCTCGTTGTAGAACTCGAGGAGCCACTTCATCGCCGCCTCGCCGGCGGAGCGGCCTCTACGCCTTGGTCTTCAGGAGCACCTCGGCGCACGCGCTCGCAACGCCCGGGGCCGGGGCGTTGCTGCCCGGCATCGTGGCCCAGCCGCCCTTTTCGACGAACTCGCCCTGTTTCCAGGAGTCGATTTCCTTGAGCCCGGTCAATTTCTTGACCGCGTCCGATTGCCTCAGGAAGCTCTGGACGCAGATCGGGGTGAGGGCGGAGGTCACGGCGACGTCGGTACGGAGCTGAGCGGATTTCTCGGCGGTGCTGCCGAGCGTCCAGCCCAGCCATGAAAAGCCGATGATCATGGTTCCCAGCGAGCCGATGATCAGGCCCCAGATGCCTGGTTTGAGCCATGTTGGTCTTTGCACTTGCATGAGGAGCCTCCTTGATGTTCGGACCAGGGACACTCTCGCGCGCGCCGACAGCTGCCCTACCCCCGACGGTCGCCCGGGGGCGCCGTCGGCCGTCCGGGCCATCGCACCCGCAGATGCGACGTGGAGCTGCTGTACGGCGACGGCCGCGTCGAATGGTCGGTCACGTTCATGTGCCGACGGTGCTTGACTCCCGCCGCGAGGGCGATACCGATGGTCGGGAAGCCTTCCGTCGACTCCTCCACGACTTCGCCCGCGAAGTTGACGATCCGCCACCGCCAGTCGGGATGAAGGGGCGTGGAGATCGCGACGACGTTCACCAGCGGCCGCCGCCCCGCGAGGATCCGCCGAAGCCGCCGCGCGGGCTTCGCCCGCCGCCGCCGCCGCCGCCCGAGGCCTTTTCCACCTTGAGCTGGCGGCCATCGAGCTCTTTGCCGTTGAACTGCGTGATCGCCTGCTCGGCTTCTTCCGCCGTGGCCATTTCCACGAAGCCGAAGCCGCGCGAACGACCGGTATCGCGATCGGTCACGACCGCGGCCGATTCGACCTGGCCGGCGGCGGCGAAGACCTCACGAAGCCTCTCCGTCGAGGTGTTGAACGACAGACCGCCGATGAACAGTTTCTGAGCCATGGGTAACCTCTGGGCTGCTTCCACGCTGTGAATTCATGCCGGCTCCGGCGACACGCGGAGGGCGCCGGAGTCAGGGCCTGACGAGGCAGGGGTTCCGTGAACCGCCACCAAGACCAGACGGCCACTCACTCTTGTATATCTTATATAATAGATAAATGATATAGTCAAGCGTGCTTCAGGAGACGCGGCGGCCCCGGATCAGCCACAGCCTCGATGCGGCGACGAGTGCCCTGGCCGGCATCGACGGCTTCTCGGACGATGACCGGGAGGTGATCGTCGGGCTCCTCAAGATAGGCCGCCTGCGCATGGGGCCCGGCCAGGGATGGGCGCCGCCCGTGACCGGCCTCATCGACCGGGCGTTCATGTGGTCGGCGTTCGATCGCTGGCACGCCTTCTTCACCGCGCGCGGCGCGTTCCCCGCGCGCTGGGACGGCCTGCGCGTGGTTCCCGGGTCCGAGGCGCCGCCGGCGGTGCGTGCGGCCTACCGGCAGCGGAAGCTCGATCTCCTCCTGGAGTGGCTCGACGTGCTCGGGCG is drawn from Candidatus Methylomirabilota bacterium and contains these coding sequences:
- a CDS encoding RNA-binding protein, with protein sequence MAQKLFIGGLSFNTSTERLREVFAAAGQVESAAVVTDRDTGRSRGFGFVEMATAEEAEQAITQFNGKELDGRQLKVEKASGGGGGGGRSPRGGFGGSSRGGGRW